Genomic DNA from Lactuca sativa cultivar Salinas chromosome 8, Lsat_Salinas_v11, whole genome shotgun sequence:
gtttctttctttctttccctTCTTTTTCTTTATTCTATAATATTGAAGGTATTTCTTTCTGAATTTGGAAAGAAGGATGTGAACACATTTCTGGTTGTTTGTTCTCTAGCTCATTTACAGCAGTTAGCAGATTTTTCCTTTTACTTGTTTGTTATTAAGATCAAATATATGCATTTCAGAACTACATGATTTATTATATGCATTTCACTTTTTCTTCAATATATAAGATGTACTCAAGAACTAGAATGCTGTAATGCTATAATGCAaaaattaatgaaaatacattgttatttctctCTTTTAACCCTTTAACCAACACATTTCTTATGTTAACATCTCAGTTCCAGACTCTCTACAATGGCTGCATCCTCTGCATGCATAGTTGGAAACGGTTTATCCAATCGCAAACACTTCCACCTCTCTCCAAGCTTACCATCTCTCGATAAAACTCCAAAACTAAGAGTCATAACAGCCTCTTTAGACAAAAAGCCACACGACCGAAGAGGCTTCCTCAAACTACTACTCGGAAACGCCGGAATCGGAATCGCAACTCCGGCTTTACTAACCGCCGGAAACGCCTATGCCGACGACCAAGGCGTTTCCAATTCCAGAATGTCCTATTCAAGATTCTTGGAATACTTAGACAAAGACCGTGTCAACAAAGTCGATTTATTCGAAAACGGGACAATCGCAATTGTAGAAGCGGTATCTCCGGAATTGGGAAACCGGGTTCAACGAGTCCGTGTCCAACTCCCGGGTTTATCCCAAGAACTTCTTCAAAAATTCCGTGAGAAAAACATCGATTTTGCAGCACATAACGCGCAAGAAGATTCCGGTTCTCTGTTGTTCAATCTAATCGGGAATCTCGCATTCCCGTTGATTTTAATCGGCGGTTTATTTCTCTTATCCCGGCGTTCCCCAGGCGGAATGGGGGGACCCGGTGGGCCCGGGAATCCTCTCGCATTCGGCCAATCAAAAGCAAAATTCCAAATGGAGCCAAACACCGGAGTCACATTCGATGACGTGGCGGGAGTTGATGAAGCAAAGCAGGATTTCGTGGAGGTGGTGGAGTTTTTGAAGAAACCGGAGCGGTTCACGGCGGTGGGTGCGCGGATTCCGAAGGGGGTTCTTCTCGTGGGCCCGCCCGGGACCGGGAAAACTCTTCTGGCGAAGGCGATTGCGGGGGAAGCGGGGGTCCCGTTTTTTTCGATTTCCGGGTCGGAATTTGTTGAGATGTTTGTTGGTGTTGGGGCTTCGAGAGTGAGGGATTTGTTTAAAAAGGCAAAAGAGAATGCTCCGTGTATTGTGTTTGTTGATGAGATTGATGCAGTTGGGAGACAAAGAGGAACTGGAATTGGAGGTGGGAATGATGAAAGGGAACAGACATTGAATCAGCTTTTGACTGAAATGGATGGATTTGAAGGGAATACGGGTATTATTGTTGTTGCAGCTACTAATCGTGCTGATATTCTTGATTCTGCTTTATTGAGACCTGGTAGATTCGATAGACAGGTATGATTAATTGATTATGAAACTATGAATTGCTGTATTTTTGTCACATGTGTTAATTAATTAGTAAACCTTAAACCTTAAAAAAATGTGATGTTAGGTAATGGTTGATGTTCCGGATGTTCGAGGAAGAACTGAGATCTTGAAGGTTCATTCTGGAAACAAGAAATTTGACAAGGATGTGTCACTTGAGGTGATTGCTATGAGAACACCTGGATTTAGTGGAGCCGATTTAGCAAATCTATTAAATGAAGCTGCTATTTTAGCTGGAAGAAGGGCCAAAACTGCAATTTCATCAAAAGAAATCGATGATTCCATCGACAGAATTGTGGCTGGAATGGAAGGAACCGTTATGACAGACGGAAAAAGTAAAAGTCTCGTTGCGTATCATGAAGTGGGCCACGCCATTTGCGGGTATGTTTCAATTCTTATACatgtaaatgcaagaaatagcaaaatCAACCCTTAACTTTGAGTAATGTGGCGGATTTGGTCCTTTTGATGCAGAACTCTAACACCAGGGCACGATGCAGTGCAAAAGGTAACCCTAGTCCCACGTGGTCAAGCTAGAGGTTTGACCTGGTTCATTCCAGCAGACGACCCCACGTTGATCTCCCGCCAGCAACTCTTTGCACGAATTGTCGGCGGACTTGGCGGCAGAGCGGCGGAAGAGGTGATTTTTGGTGATTCGGAGGTGACCACCGGTGCAGCCGGTGACCTACAACAGATCACCGGTCTCGCAAAACAGGTAATCATCAAAATCACaataaataacaacataatttcatccataatctttattagttaattaacttttttt
This window encodes:
- the LOC111900940 gene encoding ATP-dependent zinc metalloprotease FTSH 2, chloroplastic, with amino-acid sequence MAASSACIVGNGLSNRKHFHLSPSLPSLDKTPKLRVITASLDKKPHDRRGFLKLLLGNAGIGIATPALLTAGNAYADDQGVSNSRMSYSRFLEYLDKDRVNKVDLFENGTIAIVEAVSPELGNRVQRVRVQLPGLSQELLQKFREKNIDFAAHNAQEDSGSLLFNLIGNLAFPLILIGGLFLLSRRSPGGMGGPGGPGNPLAFGQSKAKFQMEPNTGVTFDDVAGVDEAKQDFVEVVEFLKKPERFTAVGARIPKGVLLVGPPGTGKTLLAKAIAGEAGVPFFSISGSEFVEMFVGVGASRVRDLFKKAKENAPCIVFVDEIDAVGRQRGTGIGGGNDEREQTLNQLLTEMDGFEGNTGIIVVAATNRADILDSALLRPGRFDRQVMVDVPDVRGRTEILKVHSGNKKFDKDVSLEVIAMRTPGFSGADLANLLNEAAILAGRRAKTAISSKEIDDSIDRIVAGMEGTVMTDGKSKSLVAYHEVGHAICGTLTPGHDAVQKVTLVPRGQARGLTWFIPADDPTLISRQQLFARIVGGLGGRAAEEVIFGDSEVTTGAAGDLQQITGLAKQMVVTFGMSEIGPWSLMDGSGQSQDVIMRMMARNSMSERLAEDIDSAIKKLSDSAYEIALSHIRNNREAMDKIVEVLIEKETMGGDEFRALLSEFTEIPVENRVAPVTPSPVSV